The Pyrus communis chromosome 2, drPyrComm1.1, whole genome shotgun sequence genome includes a window with the following:
- the LOC137725787 gene encoding NADP-dependent D-sorbitol-6-phosphate dehydrogenase-like produces the protein MSLREFGELENMPTVTLSSGYEMPVIGLGLWRLEKNELKDTILNAIKLGYRHFDCAAHYKTEADVGEALAEAFKTGLVKREELFITTKIWNSDHGYVVEACKNSLKKLRLDYLDLYLVHYPLPTRHNAIGQTASLLGKDKVLDIDVTIPLQQTWEGMERTVSLGLVRSIGLSNYDLFLTRDCLAYSKIKPAVSQFETHPYFQRNSLVKFCLKHGVLPTAHTPLGGAAANKDMFGSISPLDDPDLNDVAKKYGKSVAQICLRWGIQRKTAVIPKSSKIQRMKENLEVLEFQLSHEDMEVINSIDRKCRTSLPSKTWGLDVYA, from the exons ATGTCTCTGAGAGAGTTTGGAGAGTTAGAAAACATGCCCACCGTTACACTCAGCAGTGGCTACGAGATGCCGGTCATCGGCCTCGGCCTCTGGCGTCTGGAGAAGAACGAGCTCAAAGACACCATCTTAAATGCTATTAAGCTTGGCTATCGCCATTTTGACTGTGCTG CTCATTACAAGACTGAAGCAGACGTTGGGGAAGCACTTGCAGAAGCATTTAAGACTGGACTTGTCAAGAGGGAAGAACTTTTCATTACCACCAAG ATTTGGAATTCAGACCATGGGTATGTGGTTGAGGCCTGTAAAAACAGCCTCAAGAAACTTCGGCTAGATTATCTGGATCTCTACCTAGTTCACTACCCATTGCCCACGAGGCATAATG CCATTGGTCAAACTGCCAGTCTTTTGGGCAAGGACAAGGTGCTGGACATAGATGTAACAATTCCCCTTCAACAAACATGGGAGGGCATGGAAAGGACCGTCTCTTTGGGCTTAGTTCGTAGCATTGGTCTCAG CAACTACGACCTCTTTCTAACCAGAGATTGCTTGGCTTACTCCAAAATAAAGCCTGCAGTGAGCCAATTTGAAACTCACCCCTACTTCCAGCGCAACTCTCTTGTCAAATTCTGCTTGAAACACGGTGTTCTTCCCACAGCTCACACCCCTCTCGGAGGTGCTGCGGCCAACAAGGATATGTTTGGTTCAATTTCACCTTTGGATGATCCAGATCTCAAT GATGTGGCTAAGAAGTACGGAAAGAGTGTGGCACAAATCTGTCTGAGGTGGGGAATTCAAAGGAAAACAGCAGTGATTCCAAAGTCATCAAAAATTCAGAGAATGAAAGAGAATTTGGAGGTTCTTGAATTCCAGCTGAGTCATGAAGACATGGAGGTCATAAACAGTATAGACAGGAAATGTCGTACCAGTCTACCTTCCAAGACTTGGGGCTTAGATGTGTACGCATAA